A genomic window from Halorubrum trapanicum includes:
- a CDS encoding glutaredoxin family protein, with the protein MSGDDAEATEDDASDDDPATVPVTLYTREDCSLCVVAREAIEEVAADLDGVTVDLDAVDVDTDPELAEEYGERVPYVLVDGHPAFKYEVDERDLRLKLLAAAT; encoded by the coding sequence GTGAGCGGAGACGACGCGGAGGCGACCGAAGACGACGCGTCCGACGACGACCCCGCGACCGTCCCGGTCACCCTCTACACCCGCGAGGACTGCTCGCTTTGCGTCGTCGCCCGCGAGGCGATCGAGGAGGTCGCCGCCGACCTCGACGGCGTGACGGTCGACCTCGACGCGGTCGACGTCGACACCGATCCCGAACTGGCCGAGGAGTACGGCGAGCGCGTCCCGTACGTCCTCGTCGACGGCCACCCGGCGTTCAAGTACGAGGTCGACGAGCGCGACCTGCGGCTGAAGCTGCTGGCGGCGGCCACGTGA
- a CDS encoding CTP synthetase translates to MAGTATPARPDGGRAEDDRTGEPVSDGGAIAVVAGPDENGLGEELAALGVEIRRIDGLVTAAKLEDAGIADAAYFVLTDVEEATGIPVAKELNPDVRVVTYASRSLPEFVATVADLAVDPALLDAATVAEELTGDDDREP, encoded by the coding sequence ATGGCGGGGACCGCCACCCCCGCCCGCCCCGACGGCGGTCGCGCCGAGGACGACCGCACCGGCGAGCCCGTCTCCGACGGCGGCGCGATCGCCGTCGTCGCCGGCCCGGACGAGAACGGTCTCGGAGAGGAGCTCGCCGCGCTCGGCGTCGAGATCCGGCGGATCGATGGGCTCGTCACGGCGGCGAAGCTCGAGGACGCCGGTATCGCCGACGCCGCCTACTTCGTCCTCACCGACGTCGAAGAGGCGACCGGCATCCCGGTCGCCAAGGAGCTGAACCCGGACGTCCGGGTCGTGACGTACGCGAGCCGGTCGCTGCCGGAGTTCGTCGCGACCGTCGCCGACCTCGCGGTCGACCCCGCGCTGCTGGACGCCGCGACGGTCGCCGAGGAGCTGACCGGCGACGACGACCGCGAGCCGTGA
- a CDS encoding amidohydrolase family protein: MAHGDAYLFTGGRVADADGTRRADVAVIDGGIAAVGDPDAVAAAVADVPDEELERVDASDRVVAPGLIDAHVHVMMDGRPDVATAVSDSDYTASYRAASNLDAAVSAGVTTVRDLGSRGTLALDAGEAVAAGEIDGPRVLACGRNVIMTGGHGNWFGREADGPAEVRKAAREQLKAGADVLKCMATGGVLTEGAVTGAPELTPEELAAFTDAAAPTDTPTAAHAHGETGIKNAVEAGISSIEHGTFMDREAAEMMAERGTYWVPTASALRGIVDNGVEAGIPEDAVAKAEDAADRFDDAWDHALDAGVSIAMGTDAGTPFNFFEEIPQELAHMVDYGLSPERALEAATVNAADLLGLDDVGRVEEGYQADLVVLNADPTEDVAAWQDPEAVFARGERVE, translated from the coding sequence ATGGCACACGGAGACGCGTACCTGTTCACCGGCGGTCGAGTCGCGGACGCGGACGGCACCCGACGGGCGGACGTGGCGGTCATCGACGGCGGGATCGCCGCGGTCGGCGACCCGGACGCGGTCGCCGCCGCGGTCGCTGACGTCCCGGACGAGGAGCTCGAACGCGTCGACGCGAGCGACCGCGTCGTCGCGCCCGGGCTGATCGACGCCCACGTCCACGTCATGATGGACGGGCGCCCGGACGTCGCGACCGCGGTGTCCGACAGCGACTACACCGCGAGCTACCGGGCGGCGAGCAACCTCGACGCGGCCGTCTCGGCCGGCGTCACGACCGTCCGCGACCTCGGGAGCCGCGGGACGCTCGCGCTCGACGCGGGCGAGGCGGTCGCCGCCGGCGAGATCGACGGCCCCCGCGTCCTCGCGTGCGGCCGAAACGTGATCATGACCGGCGGCCACGGTAACTGGTTCGGCCGGGAGGCGGACGGGCCCGCGGAGGTGCGGAAGGCGGCCCGCGAGCAGCTGAAGGCGGGCGCGGACGTGCTCAAGTGCATGGCCACCGGCGGCGTCCTCACTGAGGGCGCGGTGACCGGCGCCCCGGAGCTGACCCCCGAAGAGCTTGCGGCGTTCACCGACGCGGCCGCGCCGACCGACACGCCGACCGCGGCCCACGCCCACGGTGAGACGGGGATCAAGAACGCCGTCGAGGCCGGCATCTCCAGTATCGAACACGGGACGTTCATGGACCGCGAGGCCGCCGAGATGATGGCCGAGCGCGGCACCTACTGGGTGCCGACCGCGAGCGCGCTCCGCGGCATCGTCGACAACGGCGTCGAGGCCGGGATCCCGGAGGACGCCGTCGCGAAGGCGGAGGACGCCGCCGATCGCTTCGACGATGCGTGGGACCACGCGCTGGACGCCGGGGTTTCGATCGCGATGGGGACCGATGCGGGCACGCCGTTCAACTTCTTCGAGGAAATTCCGCAGGAGCTGGCGCACATGGTCGACTACGGGCTCTCGCCGGAGCGCGCGCTGGAGGCGGCCACCGTCAACGCCGCCGACCTGCTGGGGCTCGACGACGTGGGGCGGGTCGAGGAGGGGTATCAGGCCGACCTCGTCGTTCTCAACGCCGACCCGACCGAGGACGTCGCGGCGTGGCAGGACCCCGAGGCCGTGTTCGCGCGCGGTGAACGCGTAGAATAG
- the ligA gene encoding NAD-dependent DNA ligase LigA encodes MTSAQSGSSTRHADPNENPYVEDPPTDFAPVDDLSPDEAAEQAELLRAAVREHDHRYYVAADPLISDAAYDALFARLEALEEAFDLPTENSPTRQVGGEPLDALETVEHVAPMLSIDNATDADAVREFDERVRQGLADAAESGNLPEFDPADLAYVCEPKFDGLSIEVIYEDGEYVRAATRGDGREGDDVTEQVRTIRSVPGRLRGDDHPERLAVRGEVYMPRDAFEAYNDELIERGEEPFANPRNAAAGTLRQLDPSVVAERPLDVFFFDVLAWEAGDEGPERPARHRDALDAFESLGLRRNGRVEVVDDVEAAIDYRDEILAARDDLNYAVDGVVIKVDALTHREALGNTSRAPRWAFAHKFPPRTATTTVEGVTVQVGRTGRLTPVAELDPVDVGGVTVSRATLHNPAEIEALGVNVGDRVRIYRAGDVIPYVPEVVEKRSEGTYAFPETCPVCGAEIERDGPLAFCTGGLGCSAQLERAVEHWARRDALDVEGLGPERVEQLREAGLVESLPDLYDLTAEELADLEGWGETSAENLIAELDATRNPPLDDFLAGLGIPDVGATTARALAAHFGTLDALFDADEADLREVDDVGPEVAESIRSFLDREENRAAIEGLRERGVDPEPFETETGDGPADALDGLTFVFTGSLSVPRSEAQAHVEARGANATSSVSGNTDYLVAGESPGQSKRDDADAEGVPVVDEEEFADLLAERGAAWPPEGDA; translated from the coding sequence ATGACGAGCGCGCAATCCGGGTCGTCGACCCGGCACGCGGACCCAAACGAGAACCCCTACGTCGAGGACCCGCCGACCGACTTCGCCCCGGTCGACGACCTCTCTCCCGACGAGGCCGCAGAGCAGGCCGAACTGCTCCGGGCGGCGGTCCGCGAGCACGACCACCGGTACTACGTCGCGGCCGACCCCCTGATCTCGGACGCGGCGTACGACGCGCTGTTCGCGCGGCTGGAGGCGCTCGAAGAGGCGTTCGACCTCCCGACCGAGAACTCCCCGACGCGGCAGGTCGGCGGCGAGCCGCTCGACGCGCTGGAGACCGTCGAGCACGTCGCGCCGATGCTGTCGATCGATAACGCGACCGACGCCGACGCGGTCCGCGAGTTCGACGAGCGCGTCCGCCAGGGCCTCGCGGACGCTGCGGAATCCGGCAACCTCCCCGAGTTCGACCCGGCCGACCTCGCGTACGTCTGCGAGCCGAAGTTCGACGGCCTCTCGATCGAGGTGATCTACGAGGACGGCGAGTACGTCCGCGCGGCCACCCGCGGCGACGGCCGCGAGGGCGACGATGTCACCGAGCAGGTCCGCACCATCCGCTCGGTGCCCGGCCGCCTGCGCGGCGACGACCACCCCGAGCGGCTCGCCGTCCGGGGGGAGGTGTACATGCCGAGGGACGCGTTCGAGGCGTACAACGACGAGCTGATCGAGCGGGGCGAGGAGCCGTTCGCGAACCCGCGCAACGCCGCGGCCGGGACGCTCCGCCAACTGGACCCGTCGGTCGTCGCCGAGCGCCCCCTCGACGTCTTCTTCTTCGACGTGCTCGCGTGGGAGGCGGGCGACGAGGGGCCCGAGCGTCCCGCGCGGCACCGGGACGCGCTCGACGCGTTCGAGTCGCTCGGCCTCCGCCGGAACGGCCGCGTCGAGGTCGTCGACGACGTCGAGGCCGCGATCGACTACCGCGACGAAATTCTCGCGGCCCGCGACGACCTCAACTACGCGGTCGACGGCGTCGTGATCAAGGTCGACGCGCTCACGCACCGCGAGGCGCTCGGGAACACGTCGCGCGCGCCGCGCTGGGCGTTCGCGCACAAGTTCCCGCCGCGGACCGCGACGACGACCGTCGAGGGAGTTACGGTTCAGGTGGGCCGAACCGGGCGGCTCACCCCGGTCGCGGAGCTCGACCCCGTCGACGTCGGTGGCGTCACCGTCTCGCGCGCGACGCTCCACAACCCCGCCGAGATCGAGGCGCTCGGCGTCAACGTCGGCGACCGCGTTCGGATCTACCGCGCCGGCGACGTGATCCCGTACGTCCCGGAGGTCGTCGAGAAGCGCTCGGAGGGGACCTACGCGTTCCCCGAGACCTGCCCCGTCTGCGGCGCCGAGATCGAGCGCGACGGCCCGCTCGCGTTCTGTACCGGCGGGCTCGGCTGCTCGGCACAGCTCGAACGGGCGGTCGAACACTGGGCGCGACGCGACGCGCTCGACGTCGAGGGGCTCGGCCCGGAACGCGTCGAACAGCTCCGCGAGGCCGGCCTCGTCGAGTCGCTGCCGGACCTCTACGACCTGACCGCCGAGGAGCTGGCCGACCTGGAAGGGTGGGGCGAGACGAGCGCCGAGAACCTGATCGCCGAGCTGGACGCCACCCGGAACCCGCCGCTCGACGACTTCCTCGCCGGGCTCGGGATCCCCGACGTGGGCGCGACGACCGCCCGCGCGCTCGCCGCGCACTTCGGGACGCTCGACGCGCTCTTCGACGCGGACGAGGCCGACCTCCGCGAGGTCGACGACGTGGGTCCCGAGGTGGCGGAGTCGATCCGGTCGTTCCTCGACCGCGAGGAGAACCGCGCGGCGATCGAGGGGCTCCGCGAGCGCGGCGTCGACCCCGAGCCGTTCGAGACCGAGACGGGTGACGGGCCGGCCGACGCGCTCGACGGGCTCACGTTCGTGTTCACCGGCTCGCTGTCCGTCCCGCGGAGCGAGGCGCAGGCGCACGTCGAGGCGCGCGGAGCGAACGCCACGTCGAGCGTCTCCGGAAACACCGACTACCTCGTCGCCGGCGAGAGTCCCGGGCAATCGAAGCGCGACGACGCCGACGCCGAGGGCGTCCCGGTCGTCGACGAGGAGGAGTTCGCCGACCTGCTCGCCGAGCGCGGCGCGGCCTGGCCGCCCGAGGGCGACGCGTAG